The Brenneria rubrifaciens genome has a window encoding:
- a CDS encoding DUF2857 domain-containing protein → MIPSLNYAILTDALHALKEGDIRHCEALGFTFDEMNALNQLSLDELFILSRASAQFMAVSVRHDALRQLLALSRQEVQRQQQINRAIRLGGSITLLNRYFGLTSNEICVRRRLLGIAIPQGRTPIPDEQTDAEIWRQWQKRRVANLESPEALTAMMQVTEALSAPTAGPSLTSVWNRITLCEREASDRRGSHAG, encoded by the coding sequence ATGATCCCGTCACTGAATTACGCCATATTAACCGATGCCCTGCACGCGCTGAAGGAGGGCGATATTCGTCACTGCGAAGCGCTGGGGTTTACGTTCGATGAAATGAACGCCCTTAATCAGTTGTCCCTTGACGAACTGTTTATCCTCAGCCGGGCGTCGGCGCAGTTTATGGCCGTCAGCGTTCGCCATGATGCGCTACGCCAACTGTTGGCGCTGTCGCGACAGGAAGTTCAGCGCCAGCAGCAGATTAACCGGGCCATCCGGCTGGGCGGCTCGATTACGCTGCTGAACCGCTATTTCGGCCTCACCTCCAATGAAATCTGCGTGCGCCGCCGTTTGCTGGGCATCGCGATCCCGCAAGGCCGGACGCCCATCCCGGATGAACAAACCGACGCCGAGATCTGGCGGCAATGGCAAAAACGCCGCGTGGCGAACCTTGAATCGCCCGAAGCATTGACGGCGATGATGCAGGTCACCGAGGCGCTGTCCGCGCCGACGGCAGGACCTTCGCTGACCAGCGTCTGGAATCGCATCACGCTTTGCGAACGGGAAGCGTCGGACAGGAGGGGGTCGCATGCCGGATGA
- a CDS encoding BBE domain-containing protein has protein sequence MHQWHELYYKRNYPRLQQVKRASDPKNIFRHSLSIRS, from the coding sequence ATGCATCAATGGCATGAACTGTACTACAAGCGTAACTATCCACGGCTCCAGCAGGTCAAGCGAGCATCGGATCCTAAAAACATTTTCCGTCATTCCCTCTCGATTCGAAGTTAA
- a CDS encoding TraR/DksA family transcriptional regulator, giving the protein MPDEIDRDQEFNEQRLEEMIEQSRFKPAPTPSLLHCRFCGKPIPEKRRQTLPGVTTCTQCQAKIERRRR; this is encoded by the coding sequence ATGCCGGATGAGATCGATCGCGACCAGGAATTTAACGAGCAGCGGCTGGAAGAGATGATCGAACAGAGCCGCTTCAAACCGGCACCCACGCCGTCACTGTTGCATTGTCGTTTCTGCGGCAAGCCTATTCCCGAGAAACGGCGGCAGACGTTGCCGGGCGTGACGACCTGCACACAATGCCAGGCAAAAATTGAACGCCGCAGGCGATAA
- a CDS encoding cupin domain-containing protein, translated as MPIINNEEVGAPVPQIFRLNDAEQVWLSSDVYTITVPGEATCGVLSVTDAWVPPSGGPPPHIHIDALEIIVVLDGAITVELDGRHETATTGDAAVIPPGTVHHFLNHTTTPAHLQFLFTPSGTEAFFREAGTPAEAAYPIPIATDEDNARAAEIGLRFSLHPAPDNIR; from the coding sequence ATGCCCATAATCAACAATGAGGAAGTAGGAGCTCCAGTCCCACAGATCTTTCGTTTAAACGACGCTGAACAAGTATGGCTCAGCAGCGACGTCTATACCATCACTGTACCAGGCGAGGCAACCTGCGGAGTGCTCTCTGTTACCGACGCCTGGGTGCCACCTAGCGGCGGACCACCACCGCACATTCATATCGACGCGCTGGAAATCATCGTAGTCCTGGACGGAGCCATCACCGTCGAATTGGATGGTCGCCACGAAACAGCGACAACCGGTGATGCTGCCGTTATTCCTCCTGGAACCGTTCACCATTTCCTGAACCACACTACAACACCGGCTCATCTGCAATTCCTCTTCACTCCGTCCGGAACAGAGGCGTTTTTCAGGGAAGCGGGAACCCCAGCGGAAGCAGCCTACCCCATACCTATCGCAACAGATGAGGACAACGCCAGGGCAGCAGAAATAGGACTGCGGTTCAGCCTTCACCCAGCGCCGGATAACATCAGATAA
- a CDS encoding MFS transporter has translation MQQSQEIKKVPGAVYILAIGIFAMVMSEFAVAGLMPQLAAGFNVTIAQIGYLVTVFAVAMAVGGPVFVFLLHRVPPKTSLLTILAVFLIGNIIATFASSYGVMVVARIVTGVASQAFFGVAISLCARLVDENIRGRAIGVAMNGLMLGTLLGLPAATLVGERFGWQSAFWAIAIATALAGILTMFFVHNPRSEGKTPEYPQSIKEQALVFMQPQLILALLSSTLIIGATFAAFSFFTPILTELSGFDLGTVPWLLLAYGTATVIGNSIVARLADRHTVVTLLGGTILNALFLTGLALWTQIAPVALIFMIAIGLVGVTMNPAMTIRVQRAGNASPLMNTVHSSFITLGIIISSAVGSSLIDHYGLRSTLILGVVMAILAILAILPAMANSYIRTGKNDRSLA, from the coding sequence ATGCAACAGTCACAAGAAATTAAGAAAGTTCCCGGTGCCGTATATATATTGGCAATCGGGATCTTTGCCATGGTTATGAGCGAGTTCGCTGTCGCAGGACTCATGCCGCAACTGGCAGCGGGTTTTAACGTAACCATCGCCCAGATTGGTTATCTCGTCACCGTGTTCGCCGTTGCTATGGCCGTCGGTGGGCCTGTGTTTGTCTTCCTCCTCCACCGAGTACCACCGAAGACGAGTCTACTCACCATCCTCGCAGTTTTTCTGATCGGCAATATCATTGCGACCTTCGCATCAAGCTACGGCGTTATGGTCGTGGCACGCATTGTCACAGGCGTTGCTTCACAAGCGTTCTTCGGTGTCGCTATTTCCCTGTGCGCGCGTCTCGTTGATGAAAACATCCGAGGACGGGCTATTGGCGTCGCAATGAATGGACTCATGCTCGGGACACTTCTCGGTCTTCCTGCGGCCACGCTGGTCGGTGAACGTTTCGGCTGGCAATCGGCCTTCTGGGCAATCGCAATTGCCACCGCTTTGGCAGGCATCTTGACCATGTTCTTCGTCCACAACCCACGTTCTGAAGGTAAAACACCGGAATACCCCCAATCAATCAAGGAACAGGCATTGGTGTTCATGCAACCTCAACTGATCCTGGCGCTTCTTTCAAGTACACTCATCATCGGTGCCACTTTTGCTGCATTTAGCTTCTTCACCCCAATTTTGACGGAACTCTCTGGATTCGACCTTGGTACTGTCCCATGGCTTCTATTAGCCTACGGCACCGCTACGGTCATCGGAAACAGCATCGTGGCCCGCCTCGCAGATCGCCACACTGTCGTGACGCTTCTTGGCGGGACAATCCTAAACGCGCTGTTCCTCACCGGACTCGCATTGTGGACTCAGATCGCCCCCGTCGCACTTATCTTCATGATCGCTATCGGTCTGGTCGGCGTCACAATGAATCCAGCCATGACGATCCGAGTGCAGCGCGCAGGAAACGCTTCACCACTGATGAATACCGTGCATTCATCCTTTATCACCCTCGGGATCATAATTAGCAGTGCGGTAGGCTCATCGTTGATTGATCACTACGGCCTCCGCTCGACTCTTATTCTCGGCGTTGTGATGGCGATTCTGGCAATTCTGGCGATTCTGCCGGCCATGGCCAACTCGTATATCCGTACAGGAAAGAATGACCGGAGCTTGGCATAG
- a CDS encoding AlpA family transcriptional regulator, translating into MTSHQLLRLKQVEEKTGLKRSQIYLYMKSGRFPRSIKIGPASVAWLESEVDEWISLKLANRLTR; encoded by the coding sequence GTGACATCCCATCAATTATTACGTCTGAAGCAGGTTGAAGAAAAAACCGGCCTGAAACGTTCGCAAATCTACCTCTATATGAAAAGCGGTCGCTTTCCCCGCTCCATCAAGATCGGCCCGGCCAGCGTGGCCTGGCTGGAATCTGAAGTGGACGAATGGATCAGCCTTAAATTAGCCAACCGCTTAACGCGCTGA
- a CDS encoding SDR family NAD(P)-dependent oxidoreductase — MTQTIRPEVTPAHRAKTALITGGNRGIGAAIAAQFARAGYTVAITYRSGKKEAEDTVHHITHESKSSVHSVHLDLEREHTISPAVDEAIKVLGGTVDVLVNNAGYADMSAPEFMFISHEILTRTIQTNIVGPFLVTQAVVPHIPRGGAIINIGSCLGSRVPTSGLSSYATSKAAITGFTRGLARDLGARGIRVNEIAPGSINTDMNPQDGPSSDFQRASTILGRYGEPSEIASVAVFLASDEALYITGATLAVDGGTNV; from the coding sequence ATGACTCAGACCATACGCCCCGAGGTTACCCCAGCCCACCGAGCTAAGACGGCCCTCATAACTGGCGGCAATCGCGGAATCGGAGCTGCCATCGCAGCGCAGTTTGCGCGCGCAGGTTACACCGTAGCGATAACCTACCGGAGTGGGAAGAAGGAGGCAGAGGACACTGTTCACCATATTACCCACGAGTCCAAGAGTTCGGTCCACTCTGTTCACTTAGACTTGGAACGTGAGCACACCATCTCTCCGGCAGTCGACGAAGCCATCAAGGTATTGGGCGGTACTGTCGATGTGCTTGTAAACAATGCCGGATATGCTGACATGAGCGCCCCCGAGTTCATGTTTATCTCGCATGAAATTCTCACGCGCACAATCCAGACTAACATCGTCGGACCGTTCCTCGTCACACAAGCCGTCGTTCCGCACATCCCCCGGGGAGGTGCAATCATTAATATAGGCAGTTGCTTAGGTTCACGCGTGCCCACGTCAGGACTCAGTTCATATGCAACCAGCAAAGCAGCCATCACCGGTTTCACCCGCGGCCTAGCCCGTGATTTGGGTGCGCGGGGGATTCGAGTCAATGAGATAGCTCCCGGTTCAATTAACACTGATATGAATCCCCAAGATGGACCGTCTTCGGACTTTCAGCGGGCCAGTACGATTCTGGGCCGATACGGTGAGCCGTCCGAAATTGCGAGCGTCGCAGTCTTCCTAGCAAGCGATGAGGCGTTATACATCACTGGCGCCACTCTCGCTGTAGATGGGGGGACTAACGTATGA
- a CDS encoding FAD-binding oxidoreductase, producing MSHLTGNNVSEFAYSAPGEILEPNDVLEVQQIIKSRSSGLKRPLRVVSSGYNWGLGSASTPGPVTDIISLYRLKSIREIAEDRGYAVIEAGVTQEQLSTALLGSCCYLNCTASSAKTSVIGNIMDRGVGLHGQRTQDLLGIEVVLPDGRIGTVGWWPGVGSLAANPLGLGPSALHLFTQSNFGVVTAASVRLRPRPSRRKVITFTVEPGTIRTVVDHVRELVRDGVLSGVTKIYDHESSALYGAREARIAIHTCIDGPVPITEAKLDVMWRTLADVDPQRVSDDFVTNDPLMSAVARLYDGDTRSSEIIVRNALNASTEEADEHGSGWIFALPFVPMRGDDVEKAIQIVRDGVTGTTIRAGTTVNVLDHDTVDLVVAISFHRDTQGTAAAHAAFDHIVAALVTAGYVPYRVDTRHERADYADAGRGLDAVIVEQVKRLLDPQGVLAPSRYMADSRIVDTETSCKPERGVDGRTNATWKSGDDSR from the coding sequence ATGAGTCACCTAACGGGCAACAATGTCAGCGAATTCGCCTACTCCGCACCGGGAGAAATTCTTGAGCCCAATGACGTGCTTGAGGTTCAACAAATAATTAAGTCTCGTTCCAGTGGTCTGAAGCGACCGCTGCGAGTGGTATCCAGTGGTTACAACTGGGGACTGGGCTCAGCCTCAACCCCCGGCCCCGTGACCGATATCATCAGTCTGTACCGTCTTAAATCGATCCGGGAGATTGCGGAAGATCGAGGGTATGCCGTCATCGAGGCTGGGGTCACTCAGGAGCAACTGAGCACAGCCTTACTGGGAAGCTGCTGCTACTTGAACTGTACGGCATCCAGCGCCAAGACCTCAGTCATCGGCAACATCATGGATCGAGGCGTTGGATTGCACGGACAGCGAACCCAAGACTTGCTCGGAATCGAGGTTGTCCTACCCGACGGTCGAATAGGTACAGTCGGATGGTGGCCCGGCGTTGGGTCTCTAGCCGCCAATCCTTTGGGACTCGGCCCATCGGCCCTCCACTTGTTCACCCAGTCAAATTTTGGCGTCGTGACTGCTGCCTCCGTGCGCCTGCGGCCTCGGCCATCACGGCGGAAAGTTATCACCTTTACGGTTGAGCCAGGGACCATTCGTACGGTCGTCGACCACGTGAGAGAACTCGTGCGCGATGGCGTACTCAGCGGGGTCACAAAAATCTACGACCACGAATCGAGTGCACTCTATGGCGCGCGGGAGGCACGGATCGCTATCCACACTTGCATTGATGGCCCCGTCCCCATTACTGAAGCAAAGCTTGATGTGATGTGGCGCACCCTGGCGGATGTCGACCCACAACGAGTGTCGGATGACTTCGTTACCAATGATCCGTTGATGTCGGCTGTCGCGCGTCTCTATGACGGAGACACGCGCAGCAGCGAGATTATCGTCCGCAACGCGTTGAACGCCTCCACTGAGGAGGCCGACGAACATGGCAGCGGCTGGATTTTTGCTTTGCCTTTCGTCCCGATGCGAGGAGACGACGTCGAGAAAGCGATCCAGATCGTCCGCGACGGAGTCACCGGGACCACTATCCGCGCGGGTACAACCGTCAACGTACTCGACCATGACACTGTCGATCTCGTAGTCGCCATATCTTTCCACCGCGACACGCAAGGCACCGCAGCGGCTCATGCGGCTTTCGATCACATCGTTGCTGCACTAGTCACCGCTGGCTATGTGCCCTACCGGGTGGATACCCGACATGAACGCGCCGATTACGCCGACGCGGGCAGAGGACTTGACGCCGTCATCGTCGAACAAGTCAAACGCCTGCTTGATCCCCAAGGTGTGCTCGCTCCCAGCCGCTACATGGCAGATTCGCGCATTGTTGATACAGAAACTTCTTGCAAGCCCGAACGCGGGGTCGACGGGAGAACGAATGCAACGTGGAAATCGGGAGATGACTCACGATGA
- a CDS encoding EexN family lipoprotein, translated as MVKPLIILCAVSCAIALSGCKETKSEAWYKQHPDETYKVYTQCLKDGEASDNCEFAHRAALMFAQIGKPGIKEKFVTLFQQEAEKTKSVAE; from the coding sequence ATGGTTAAACCCTTAATCATATTATGCGCCGTATCATGCGCTATCGCATTATCCGGTTGTAAAGAGACAAAATCTGAAGCCTGGTATAAACAACATCCTGACGAAACCTATAAGGTCTATACACAATGCCTCAAAGATGGCGAAGCGAGCGATAACTGCGAGTTCGCCCATCGAGCGGCCCTGATGTTCGCGCAAATAGGGAAACCCGGCATCAAGGAAAAGTTTGTAACTTTGTTTCAGCAGGAAGCCGAAAAAACAAAATCCGTCGCCGAATGA
- a CDS encoding TrbC/VirB2 family protein, with the protein MTMKKGKFWSAVTVVLLSSRVLAAGGGFNKANETLSNTSTGLLGLAAVTITLATMWIGYKVLFDGKSLSDMRNVIIGAILIVGASGFGAYWAA; encoded by the coding sequence ATGACGATGAAAAAAGGTAAATTCTGGTCCGCTGTTACCGTCGTATTACTTTCCTCGCGCGTACTGGCGGCTGGCGGCGGCTTTAACAAAGCCAACGAGACGCTGAGCAATACCTCCACCGGCCTGCTGGGGCTGGCCGCCGTCACCATCACGCTGGCGACCATGTGGATCGGCTACAAGGTGCTGTTCGACGGCAAGAGCCTTTCAGACATGCGCAACGTCATTATCGGCGCCATCCTGATTGTCGGCGCGTCCGGCTTCGGCGCCTACTGGGCCGCGTAG
- a CDS encoding VirB3 family type IV secretion system protein codes for MTTLNKALTRPAAVMGIPLVPFVIVSGAIVLLAVYLSYYLALLLIPAWMEMKARARKDIHYFGLLWLAFKTRGQWAANRHFGANAILANRYDAVDIAEFTDKMKLNARITLDKYIPYSSHIHPHVISNRHRDLVATWELGGAVFECEDEHHLTFLATHLNNLIRSYEGQPITFYLHRIREPYQDAFAAQSGLPFADEVAELYYRPLKNKPRWRHRLFFTVCFAPLSPLEKKALSRQPVGKRQAALDNALKAMLEHWASLNAALSRYTATPLGVYEANGRVYSSQLAFYHRLLTGQWQKVAVTRAPFYHQLGTADIFFTTDTAECQTVGGSRFFRSLEIKDYSPDTATGLLDALLYAESEYVLTQSFSCMARDEAQNHIRLAEKRLNSADDDALSQREELIVLRDLLQSGHVSCGKYHFSLLVSSADADQVVKDATTLAQPFADLGIMTTLSTLSLPAAYLAQLPGVYTLRPRLVAVSSQNFADMASLHNFHPHKRDGNPWGEAIAILRSPGGGGYYLNLHDSQAGRDDFNEKTPGNTAIIGKTGSGKTMLMTVMQQLMQKYRNPATFAASAAIKRLTTVYFDKDRAAEMAIRQMGGRYFRIRTGEPTGFNPFSLAPTRRNIHFIKRLVRMLCRRNGKPLDPRDEARISAAVDTIMLDYPAAYRRYGITRLLEVLPEPPTREARANGLRIRLKQWAQGGEFGWVFDNEADTFDISDIDNFGIDGTEFLDDDDIRGPITFYLLYRVTSLLDGRRLVMFMDEFWKWLADVEFSRFSLNMLKVIRKLNGIFVPATQSPDEIVRHPIAPAIIEQCGTQIFLANPKAGHADYVEKMKVPENVYDIIKNLDPGERYMVILKTPLRAGETRPFVALARMDLSGLGKVGKLLSGSEDNLKIFDAFYQEGMKPEEWKERFLERAI; via the coding sequence ATGACCACGCTGAACAAGGCGCTGACGCGGCCCGCCGCCGTCATGGGCATTCCCCTCGTACCGTTCGTGATCGTCAGCGGGGCTATCGTCCTGCTGGCGGTTTACCTCAGCTATTACCTGGCCTTGCTGCTGATCCCCGCCTGGATGGAGATGAAGGCCAGGGCCCGTAAGGACATCCACTATTTCGGGCTGCTCTGGCTGGCGTTTAAAACGCGCGGCCAGTGGGCCGCCAACCGCCATTTTGGCGCCAACGCCATCCTGGCGAACCGCTATGACGCCGTCGATATTGCGGAGTTTACCGACAAGATGAAATTAAACGCGCGCATCACGCTGGATAAATACATTCCGTATTCCTCCCATATTCACCCTCACGTCATCAGCAACCGTCACCGGGATTTGGTGGCGACCTGGGAACTCGGCGGCGCCGTTTTCGAATGCGAAGATGAACATCATCTTACTTTTCTGGCGACTCACCTGAATAACCTGATCCGGTCGTATGAAGGGCAGCCGATCACTTTTTATCTTCACCGCATTCGCGAACCCTACCAGGACGCCTTTGCGGCACAATCGGGCCTTCCCTTTGCCGATGAGGTGGCGGAACTGTACTATCGGCCCCTCAAAAATAAACCGCGCTGGCGGCACCGGTTATTTTTCACCGTCTGCTTTGCGCCGCTCTCGCCGCTGGAGAAAAAGGCGCTGAGCAGGCAGCCGGTCGGCAAACGGCAGGCGGCGCTGGATAATGCCCTGAAGGCGATGCTGGAGCACTGGGCGTCATTGAACGCCGCCTTATCCCGCTATACGGCGACGCCGCTGGGCGTTTATGAGGCAAATGGGCGGGTGTACTCCTCGCAGCTTGCGTTCTACCATCGCCTGCTTACCGGCCAGTGGCAGAAGGTGGCGGTCACGCGCGCGCCGTTTTACCACCAACTTGGCACGGCGGACATATTTTTCACCACCGATACCGCCGAATGCCAGACGGTGGGCGGCTCCCGCTTCTTCCGCAGTCTGGAAATCAAGGACTATTCGCCCGACACCGCCACGGGCTTGCTGGATGCGCTGTTATACGCCGAAAGCGAGTATGTGCTGACGCAGTCCTTTAGCTGCATGGCGCGCGATGAAGCGCAGAACCATATCCGGCTGGCGGAAAAACGCCTGAACTCGGCGGACGACGACGCCCTGTCGCAGCGCGAAGAGCTGATTGTGCTGCGCGACCTGCTTCAGTCCGGACATGTGTCGTGCGGCAAATACCACTTCTCCCTGCTGGTTTCATCCGCCGACGCCGACCAGGTGGTGAAGGACGCCACAACGCTGGCGCAGCCCTTCGCCGACCTCGGCATCATGACGACGCTCTCCACGCTGTCGTTGCCCGCCGCCTATCTGGCGCAACTGCCGGGCGTTTATACCTTGCGCCCCCGGCTGGTGGCCGTCAGCAGCCAGAACTTTGCCGATATGGCGAGCCTGCACAACTTTCATCCCCACAAGCGCGACGGCAATCCCTGGGGCGAAGCCATCGCCATCCTCCGCTCGCCGGGCGGCGGCGGTTATTACCTCAACCTGCACGACAGCCAGGCCGGACGGGATGACTTTAACGAGAAAACACCGGGCAATACGGCGATTATCGGGAAAACCGGTTCGGGGAAAACGATGCTGATGACCGTGATGCAACAGCTGATGCAGAAATACCGCAACCCGGCGACCTTTGCCGCGTCGGCCGCCATCAAGCGGCTGACCACCGTCTATTTCGACAAGGATCGGGCGGCGGAGATGGCGATCCGCCAGATGGGCGGGCGTTACTTCCGCATCCGTACCGGCGAGCCGACCGGGTTCAATCCGTTTTCGCTGGCGCCGACCCGGCGGAACATCCACTTTATCAAACGGCTGGTGCGGATGCTGTGCCGGCGCAACGGCAAGCCGCTCGATCCGCGCGACGAAGCGCGCATCAGCGCCGCCGTGGACACCATCATGCTGGACTATCCGGCGGCATACCGCCGTTACGGCATCACCCGGCTGCTGGAGGTGTTGCCGGAGCCGCCGACCAGAGAGGCCCGCGCCAACGGGCTGCGCATCCGGCTGAAACAGTGGGCACAAGGCGGCGAGTTCGGCTGGGTATTCGATAACGAGGCGGATACGTTCGATATCAGCGATATCGACAACTTCGGCATCGACGGCACGGAGTTTCTGGATGACGACGATATCCGGGGGCCCATTACCTTTTATCTGCTGTACCGCGTCACCAGCCTGCTGGACGGCCGCCGGCTGGTGATGTTTATGGACGAATTCTGGAAGTGGCTGGCCGACGTCGAGTTCTCCCGGTTCTCGCTCAATATGCTCAAGGTCATTCGCAAGCTGAACGGCATCTTCGTGCCCGCCACCCAGTCGCCCGATGAGATCGTCAGGCATCCCATCGCCCCGGCGATCATCGAACAGTGCGGCACGCAGATCTTCCTCGCCAACCCGAAGGCCGGCCATGCGGACTACGTGGAGAAAATGAAGGTGCCGGAAAACGTCTATGACATCATCAAAAATCTGGATCCGGGCGAACGCTATATGGTGATCCTGAAAACGCCGCTGCGGGCCGGCGAAACCCGGCCGTTCGTGGCGCTGGCGAGAATGGATCTGTCGGGGCTGGGGAAAGTCGGCAAACTGCTGAGCGGCAGCGAGGACAACCTGAAGATCTTCGACGCCTTTTATCAGGAGGGCATGAAACCTGAAGAGTGGAAAGAACGGTTTCTTGAAAGGGCTATCTGA
- a CDS encoding GNAT family N-acetyltransferase, which produces MVLTYPVLEDITGLYANEFDDEVQRHSIFPPASSAALESRIVGAYAGWRLGDSTFLVGRRDFNGVALTTLSVRRLGPPGVLDVGYSTMSAYRGNGYAAHTLRLFTQWVFNAFSVQRIELGIKPGNAASVSTALKAGYHLESVRRSRLRNADGSFDDEHSYVALKDDHIRAWRYQP; this is translated from the coding sequence TTGGTCCTGACCTATCCGGTTCTAGAAGATATTACCGGCCTGTATGCGAACGAGTTTGACGACGAGGTCCAGCGCCACTCTATCTTTCCACCAGCTTCCTCGGCAGCGCTGGAATCAAGGATCGTCGGGGCATATGCGGGCTGGCGACTCGGAGATTCGACGTTCTTGGTCGGGCGTCGCGATTTCAACGGTGTGGCTTTGACGACATTGTCGGTCCGTCGTCTGGGTCCGCCTGGCGTTCTGGATGTCGGATACTCGACGATGAGCGCCTATCGCGGAAACGGTTACGCTGCACACACCCTGAGGCTATTTACTCAGTGGGTCTTCAACGCTTTCAGCGTCCAGAGAATCGAACTGGGCATCAAGCCGGGCAACGCTGCCTCCGTGTCTACCGCACTCAAGGCAGGGTACCACTTAGAGTCCGTTCGCCGTTCCCGATTGCGCAACGCTGATGGGTCTTTCGACGACGAGCACTCGTATGTAGCGCTCAAGGATGATCATATCCGTGCCTGGAGGTACCAGCCATGA
- a CDS encoding lytic transglycosylase domain-containing protein, translating into MLSTSAFLAAAMQCAASVHPATALDVARVESGFHPYAIAEIVPKPRRAPGGHGVISHYPADKADAVDIASRLTAQGRRYSVGLMQITSSNFRRYGVTARELFDPCVNLSVFERILTDCYRRGGSLQRALSCYYSGDFNRGQRPEAAFNRTSYVQRIGYAVPSTREEKRRGPTDNAIPAIRYPAVVLRGDAAGLATPAPPSLRYPNAVIRGALPIPETDKEK; encoded by the coding sequence ATGCTTTCCACCTCCGCCTTTCTGGCGGCGGCCATGCAGTGCGCCGCCAGCGTTCACCCGGCCACCGCGCTCGACGTCGCGCGGGTGGAATCCGGTTTTCACCCTTACGCCATCGCGGAAATCGTGCCGAAGCCTCGGCGCGCGCCCGGCGGCCATGGGGTGATTTCTCATTATCCCGCCGACAAGGCGGACGCCGTCGACATCGCCAGCCGGTTGACCGCGCAAGGCCGCCGCTATTCGGTCGGGCTGATGCAAATCACCAGCAGCAATTTCCGTCGCTACGGCGTCACCGCCCGCGAGCTGTTCGATCCCTGCGTCAATCTGTCGGTCTTCGAGCGCATCCTCACCGACTGCTACCGGCGCGGCGGCTCCCTGCAACGCGCGCTCAGTTGCTACTACTCTGGCGACTTTAATCGCGGCCAACGGCCGGAAGCCGCCTTTAACCGCACCAGCTATGTCCAGCGTATCGGCTATGCCGTCCCGTCGACGCGGGAAGAGAAACGGCGCGGCCCAACCGACAACGCCATCCCGGCAATCCGTTACCCCGCCGTCGTCCTGCGCGGCGACGCGGCCGGTCTCGCCACGCCAGCGCCACCGTCCTTGCGCTACCCGAACGCCGTTATCCGCGGCGCGTTACCCATCCCTGAAACTGATAAGGAGAAATGA
- a CDS encoding type IV secretion system protein, which produces MRTRNTVLALTIFLSAPAFSAGIAVFDAVQNAESISQWTEKLKQWQDTVVHYKSELEAYKRQLATATGIRDIQGFLNEAKSLKSEIDALRKNGVSLDDLLTHQDGAYSAELQRLYSKYQSFDTCNQSSASPRYLDSCKQIILNQAVAIENTADVESKIADTLKDIAALSDRISNAQDSKESQDLANAVAARSVQLNALTSQWEMSVRQAEQRTQLLERQKQQAFEQQQLTAPVADLNNI; this is translated from the coding sequence ATGCGTACCCGAAATACCGTGCTGGCGTTAACCATCTTTCTCTCCGCTCCGGCGTTCAGCGCCGGGATCGCGGTTTTCGACGCCGTGCAGAATGCGGAATCCATTAGCCAGTGGACGGAAAAACTCAAGCAGTGGCAGGACACCGTCGTCCACTATAAAAGCGAGCTGGAGGCCTACAAGCGGCAATTAGCCACGGCGACGGGGATCCGGGATATTCAGGGCTTCCTTAACGAGGCGAAAAGCCTCAAAAGCGAGATTGACGCGCTGCGCAAAAACGGCGTCTCGCTGGATGATCTGCTGACCCATCAGGACGGTGCCTATTCCGCCGAGCTTCAGCGCTTGTACAGCAAATATCAATCTTTCGATACCTGTAATCAATCCAGCGCCTCGCCACGTTATCTGGACAGTTGCAAACAAATCATCCTGAATCAGGCGGTGGCGATAGAAAACACCGCCGACGTTGAAAGCAAGATCGCCGACACGCTCAAGGATATCGCCGCGTTATCCGACCGCATTTCGAATGCGCAGGACTCGAAAGAGTCGCAGGACCTGGCTAACGCCGTGGCGGCCAGAAGCGTACAATTGAACGCGCTGACCAGTCAGTGGGAAATGTCCGTCAGGCAGGCGGAACAGCGAACGCAACTGCTGGAGCGGCAAAAACAACAAGCCTTTGAGCAACAGCAATTAACCGCTCCGGTCGCCGATCTCAATAATATATAA